Proteins found in one Acidobacteriota bacterium genomic segment:
- a CDS encoding NUDIX hydrolase — protein sequence MDSAKPYCYEHPRPALTVDIVVFREQLGDEVLLVRRKHPPFEGCWALPGGFVDQDEALDQTARRELMEETGIEAGELEQLGAWGEPGRDPRGHTVSVVYMTAVVDGEARADDDAAEVRWFAIDELPTLAFDHSDIVRAAIERIGSRGPS from the coding sequence ATGGATTCCGCGAAACCGTACTGTTACGAACACCCGAGACCCGCCTTGACCGTGGACATTGTCGTCTTCAGGGAACAGTTGGGAGACGAGGTTCTTCTCGTGAGGAGGAAGCACCCGCCGTTCGAGGGCTGCTGGGCGCTGCCAGGAGGGTTCGTCGACCAGGATGAAGCGCTCGATCAGACCGCACGGCGGGAGCTGATGGAGGAAACGGGCATCGAGGCGGGCGAGCTGGAACAGCTGGGAGCATGGGGCGAACCGGGGCGCGACCCGAGGGGTCACACCGTGTCCGTCGTTTACATGACCGCCGTAGTCGACGGCGAGGCGCGAGCGGACGACGATGCCGCCGAAGTGCGATGGTTCGCGATCGACGAGCTTCCGACACTGGCCTTCGATCACTCCGACATCGTCAGAGCTGCGATCGAGCGCATCGGGTCGCGGGGTCCCTCGTGA
- a CDS encoding aminotransferase class V-fold PLP-dependent enzyme: MSDRDLRLDESLRRRIWASLGESIEKYLVDVEELPVLPELDPGKIRKELASVDMETGLGLEEALSRVTGWMRDFQLHIASPRYFGLYNPHPTTAGIVGDALAATFNAQLAAWGHSPFAVEAERFLIRELGGKLGMPVGSVDGTFASGGAEANLTATLVALAEKFPGYLETGFAGSGLRPVVYVSEEAHDSMRRSGRVAGIGDAGVSHIPVDEAFRMRPDALEEAIRSDRASGRIPSMVVATAGTTNSGVIDPLADVLEIAKANDLWAHCDAAWGGAGWIVPELRQHLRGLPEYDSVTIDAHKWFSVPMGAGVFLTRHAGVLERTFSLTPAYMPREGTGLDVRNPFQHSIQWSRRFIGLKFLMTLLSSGWKGYESAIEHQAQMGERLADLLIESGWKILVRSPLALVCFTLADRPEDGTRLDEIVRRVGASGEAWISATMLAGRIPALRACITNFRTEEGDLRRLIEVLNRIRAEVAV; the protein is encoded by the coding sequence GTGAGCGATCGCGATCTCCGGCTCGACGAGTCTCTGCGCCGTCGGATCTGGGCGAGTCTGGGCGAATCGATCGAGAAGTACCTCGTCGACGTGGAGGAACTGCCGGTTCTGCCGGAGCTCGATCCCGGAAAGATCCGGAAAGAGCTGGCCTCGGTGGACATGGAAACGGGTCTCGGTCTGGAAGAGGCGCTCTCCCGCGTGACGGGATGGATGCGGGATTTCCAGCTTCACATCGCGAGTCCACGCTACTTCGGCCTGTACAACCCTCACCCGACGACCGCCGGGATTGTCGGCGACGCGCTCGCGGCCACGTTCAATGCCCAGCTTGCCGCCTGGGGACACAGTCCGTTCGCGGTGGAGGCGGAGCGCTTTTTGATCCGCGAGCTGGGCGGAAAGCTCGGAATGCCCGTCGGATCGGTCGACGGCACATTCGCTTCCGGCGGCGCCGAGGCCAATCTGACGGCCACCCTCGTGGCGCTGGCAGAGAAGTTTCCCGGCTACCTCGAGACGGGCTTCGCAGGCAGCGGCCTGCGACCGGTCGTCTACGTGTCTGAAGAGGCGCACGATTCGATGCGCCGGTCGGGGCGAGTCGCGGGAATTGGAGACGCCGGAGTCAGCCACATCCCTGTCGACGAGGCATTCCGGATGAGGCCCGATGCACTCGAAGAGGCGATTCGGAGTGACCGTGCATCGGGGCGGATACCTTCGATGGTCGTGGCGACGGCGGGAACGACCAACAGCGGAGTCATCGATCCGCTGGCCGACGTGCTCGAGATTGCGAAGGCGAACGATCTCTGGGCGCACTGCGACGCCGCCTGGGGAGGTGCCGGGTGGATCGTCCCGGAGCTCCGGCAGCATCTTCGGGGATTGCCCGAATACGATTCGGTCACGATCGATGCACACAAATGGTTCTCCGTCCCGATGGGTGCCGGGGTTTTTCTCACGCGCCACGCCGGAGTGCTCGAGCGAACGTTCAGTCTGACTCCGGCCTACATGCCGCGCGAGGGAACCGGGCTCGACGTCAGGAATCCGTTTCAGCATTCGATCCAGTGGTCGCGACGATTCATCGGCCTGAAGTTCCTGATGACGTTGCTGAGCTCGGGATGGAAGGGCTATGAATCCGCGATCGAGCATCAGGCGCAGATGGGGGAGCGTCTCGCGGATCTGCTCATCGAGTCCGGCTGGAAAATCCTCGTTCGATCGCCGCTGGCCTTGGTCTGTTTCACCCTCGCGGACCGGCCGGAGGATGGGACCCGGCTCGACGAGATCGTTCGTCGCGTGGGGGCGAGCGGAGAGGCGTGGATCTCTGCGACGATGCTTGCAGGTCGGATTCCTGCACTACGAGCCTGCATTACGAATTTTCGAACGGAGGAGGGCGATCTGAGACGACTGATCGAAGTACTTAACCGGATTCGAGCGGAGGTCGCGGTATGA
- a CDS encoding glycogen/starch/alpha-glucan phosphorylase, whose protein sequence is MREQRMTLTEGAPLSASDLVAKFRRQMTYGAAKDRFTRSDNDLYLALSFALREWIIDRWFATQRRIYETDAKRVYYLSLEFLTGRLLYSNVLALQAEDEVRSALDSFGIDFDLLRQLEPDPALGNGGLGRLAACITESAATLGLPFYGYGIRYEYGIFRQMIVNGAQQEAPDPWLARGNPWEIPRTDILMPVRFFGRVQYERSGTGDRFRWVDAETVYAMPFDMPIVGFGSGVVSTLRLWSARASREFDLARFNAGEYVRAVEEKTATENISRVLYPADDQYVGKELRLKQQYFFVTATLQDVIRRFRRVPGRVWDELPQKVAIQLNDTHPAIAIPEMMRILMDDYGLSWDRAWEITEKSFAYTNHTVLPEALETWEFELMQRLLPRHMQIIEEIDRRVKLKARSIEGTTSSFVEDVAILDGRSRAVRMANLAFAGSHRVNGVARLHTEILEERVFSHFTRLFPGRLTPITNGITPRRWLYKANPLLATLLTEHLGPEWVTDLSKIAGIAELADSKEFRSRWQAVKMANKAKLLDWLEETHGIRAPGVDANTWLFDIQIKRIHEYKRQLMNVLAVLASYHRIRSGEIPAVPRLVVFGGKAAPGYDTAKLIIRLINSIGALIERDPEVSRHLRIIYVPDYRVTAAEMLFPACELSEQTSTAGMEASGTGNMKAALNGALTIGTLDGANVEILERVGQDNIFIFGHDAAAIERMRNEGYDPSEWIGRSPDLKRALSTLRDEELEPAQPGLFRPLADQLAMSDRYFVCADFEMYLDARRAADQQYLDQDEWTRKSIINSSSMGYFSSDRTVRDYAREIWDVEPLYD, encoded by the coding sequence ATGAGAGAGCAGCGCATGACGCTGACCGAAGGTGCGCCTTTGTCGGCGTCGGACCTGGTGGCGAAATTCAGACGCCAGATGACTTACGGCGCTGCGAAGGATCGTTTCACGAGATCGGACAACGATCTGTATCTCGCGCTCTCGTTCGCATTGCGCGAATGGATCATCGATCGCTGGTTCGCCACCCAGCGGCGGATCTACGAGACCGATGCGAAACGCGTCTACTATCTGTCGCTCGAATTTCTGACGGGCCGGCTTCTCTATTCGAACGTGCTCGCGCTTCAGGCCGAAGATGAGGTGAGGAGCGCACTCGATTCATTTGGAATCGACTTCGACCTTCTGCGGCAACTCGAGCCCGATCCCGCTCTCGGCAACGGAGGACTCGGGCGGCTCGCGGCGTGTATCACCGAGTCCGCCGCGACGCTCGGCCTCCCTTTCTATGGCTACGGTATTCGCTACGAGTACGGGATTTTCAGGCAGATGATCGTCAACGGCGCTCAACAGGAGGCTCCGGATCCCTGGCTCGCCCGCGGCAATCCGTGGGAAATACCACGAACCGACATCCTGATGCCCGTTCGGTTTTTCGGCAGAGTGCAATACGAGCGATCCGGTACCGGCGACCGGTTCCGATGGGTGGATGCCGAAACGGTGTACGCGATGCCGTTCGACATGCCGATCGTCGGGTTCGGTTCGGGAGTCGTCTCGACTCTTCGACTCTGGTCGGCGAGAGCGTCCCGTGAATTCGATCTCGCGAGGTTCAACGCCGGAGAATACGTTCGTGCCGTGGAAGAGAAGACGGCAACCGAGAACATCTCTCGCGTCCTTTACCCGGCCGATGACCAGTATGTCGGCAAGGAGCTTCGCCTCAAGCAACAGTATTTTTTCGTCACCGCCACTCTCCAGGACGTGATTCGACGTTTCAGGCGCGTACCCGGGAGGGTGTGGGACGAGCTTCCGCAGAAGGTCGCAATCCAGCTGAACGACACGCATCCGGCGATCGCGATCCCGGAGATGATGAGAATTCTCATGGACGATTACGGTCTGAGCTGGGATCGTGCGTGGGAAATCACCGAGAAGAGCTTCGCCTACACCAACCACACGGTGCTGCCGGAAGCGCTGGAGACGTGGGAATTCGAGCTGATGCAGCGACTGCTGCCTCGGCATATGCAGATCATCGAAGAGATCGATCGCCGGGTGAAGCTGAAGGCGCGATCGATCGAGGGGACGACTTCGAGCTTCGTCGAGGACGTCGCGATTCTCGACGGACGGAGCCGCGCGGTGCGGATGGCCAATCTTGCATTTGCCGGTTCGCACCGCGTGAACGGGGTTGCAAGACTCCATACCGAGATTCTCGAGGAGCGCGTTTTTTCCCACTTCACCAGACTCTTTCCGGGACGGCTCACACCGATCACCAACGGCATTACGCCGCGGCGCTGGCTCTACAAAGCCAATCCTCTCCTCGCGACGCTGCTGACCGAGCACCTCGGACCCGAATGGGTCACCGACCTTTCGAAGATCGCCGGCATTGCGGAGCTGGCGGATTCGAAGGAGTTTCGATCGCGCTGGCAAGCGGTGAAGATGGCGAATAAGGCGAAGCTTCTGGACTGGCTCGAGGAGACACATGGAATCCGCGCGCCGGGCGTCGACGCGAACACCTGGCTGTTCGACATCCAGATCAAGAGAATTCATGAGTACAAACGGCAGCTGATGAACGTCCTGGCCGTACTCGCGAGCTACCACCGAATCCGGTCGGGAGAGATCCCGGCAGTTCCAAGGCTCGTGGTGTTTGGCGGAAAGGCTGCGCCCGGTTACGACACCGCGAAGCTCATCATTCGCCTGATCAATTCGATTGGTGCCCTGATCGAAAGAGACCCGGAAGTGTCGAGACATCTGCGGATCATCTACGTTCCCGACTACCGGGTGACGGCGGCGGAGATGCTGTTTCCGGCATGCGAGCTGTCGGAGCAGACCTCGACCGCCGGAATGGAAGCTTCCGGAACGGGGAACATGAAGGCCGCGCTGAATGGCGCGCTCACCATCGGCACACTCGACGGCGCCAACGTCGAGATCCTGGAGCGAGTCGGTCAGGACAACATCTTCATCTTCGGACACGACGCCGCGGCGATCGAGAGAATGCGGAACGAGGGCTACGATCCGTCGGAGTGGATCGGGCGCTCTCCCGATCTGAAGCGAGCGCTCTCGACATTGAGAGACGAGGAGCTCGAGCCGGCGCAACCGGGACTCTTTCGCCCTCTCGCCGACCAGCTTGCAATGAGTGACCGCTACTTCGTCTGTGCAGACTTCGAAATGTACCTCGACGCGCGACGGGCGGCGGATCAGCAGTACCTCGATCAGGATGAGTGGACGCGGAAATCGATCATCAACTCGTCCTCGATGGGGTACTTTTCGAGCGACCGTACGGTTCGGGACTATGCGCGCGAGATCTGGGATGTCGAGCCTCTCTACGACTGA